AAAGTGGAGTCTTATTTCTTCTGGAGAACCGTGCACAAACAGAAATGAACAAAGCCTTGCTTCATGTTCTAGACACCTACTACACTTCATAACTTGTTCACTGCTCCTTTAAATTGGTATCATCCTCAAGGCGTGGCTATTGCTTTTTCCTGATTCAGCAGATGCCAGAGCTTTAATGAGGATGTTTTGATGCAACACTTGTTGCAGTTGTAGCGGAGTGACAAGCAAGTCGGTGACTTGGGAGTGATTACAAATTGTACACATGCCTGTGACATTTAACAACAAGTCAGGGACCATTACAGCAGATGGTTGTGGCTTGATGGACGGATCAGAATATGGGGATAAATGTCCAAGATCAGGTAAGATCGCTCAGACTTTATATCAAACGATTAATGAAATGGCGTTACTAATTGCTATTCTGATGGGTCTCAGTGTGGTGGATCGGAGCGGCCGCTGTGTGTCTGGGGCTGCTCTATCTTCTTCTGCTGGTTATCATCATAGCGATGGTGGCTCAATGTGAGTACGTGCCTTGACACCAGTGCAATCAAACCATACCACAGTACGTCAGTGTGCGTGGGTCTAGAACTCTTACGTGCACCGCGAGCAGCATTTCTCTGTGTTTTCTTGCAAACATCATCTAAATCTGCCCATTCTTTGTAGACACCAGGCCAGCCTCTCTTAATGACCCGGAACAATGGCCCTTTGGTGTGACTGGGTATGACAATCTGACTTCATGTGTCCAGTTCCAGAGCAAATACATCGCCTTGCTAGAAAGCAACATCCAGTTAGACAGCCAGCTCCGTTCTCTGACTAAAGACAAAGACGATGTCACAGGGGAGCGGGACATCCTCCAAAAGGAGCGAAACACCCTACACAGTGAACGTGACACCCTGCAAATTAAGCAGGAACACATCGAGAAGGAGCGTGACGCTCTCCAAAAGGAACACGAAACCCTTAGAAGCGAGCGTGATGCCCTCAAGGGTGAGAAAGAATCCCTCCAAAACGACATGGACACCctccaaaatgagaaaaacaccTTGAAAAGTGAGCGAGACTGGATCCAAAGTGAGAAGGAAACTCTCCAAAATGAGCGAGACACCATCATGACTGAGCGAGACTCCTTAAGAGACGAGCGAGACTATCTGAAGATGGTATCCAGCAATCTGACCAAACAGTTGGAGGTTCTGCAGAACCGATTCAACACCGTGGTTGAAACTCGAGATGGCTTGAAGGAGGAGGCTAAGGAGTTAAATCAAAACAGAACAGGTAAGAACACCACACAATCAACAAGTTGAAGCCTGTTGGAAATACCAGGTAACTTCATCCACTTTATTGATCCCAAAGGAAATTCTTTACTGAGATCCCTGCAGGAGATCCCTGCAGGAGGTCCCTGCAGGAGATCCCTGCAGGAGATCCCTGCAGGAGGTCCCTGCAGGAGCCCATGATAAAACATAAAGCAGGGCTTTCTTATCAAATTCACTGCCAAAGTACGGCCATCCTATCGTATATTGGCTCAGATTCACCACTCTTATGGCTGGGACTGAGCAGCGTCATGATTCAGTAGAGCTGGATTTGTGTGCTCAACAATAACACGTCCACAATAAGGCAAGCGTTCCTTCATTTGGCTTTTAAAGATATTAATATATCTTAGATATATTAAGAAAGATATTAATATGCCAGTCATGTATTTCCATCGGTGGAATGATGCCAATGATACGAATAATAACAATGTCCCTGGAGCTGGGTTATTCTGCATGTCACATTTTTGGGGAGACTTTTTCAGATGTCCTTATAAGAGGAATAAGAATGTCCGATACAGTCACGAGTTGGCTCTCTTGATctgttttaatagttttaaaacacacagaaaagagaaagacttgctgtatgtgttcatgttccacATCAaaattgggaatgatgggcaaaattcccaaatatTCCCAAAATGTCCTTTAAGAAAATGAGCTTGGGTTGCCATGGTAATGACAGAAACACATGCATACTTCTTATGAAGGTGTTGTACATCGTGACGCCTGACAAATGTACACTTTGATTCTGTGTCCAATAGAAAAAGTTTGTCCCTCGGATTGGGTGAAATTCCAGGAGAAATGCTACTACATCTCGAAGAAAGGGAACACTCATTCATGGCAAGCAAGTAGAAGGGACTGCAAAGACAGAGGAGGTGACCTGGCCATCATCACCACAAGACAAGAGGAGAACTTTATCACCGCATATTACGACCAACTGTGGATCGGCCTGTCTGACTTGGATCACGAGGGCAAGTGGAAGTGGGTGAACGGGGAAGAACTGGACTTTAAAGGTTTCTGGCAGAAAGGGGAGCCCAACAACTCAAATGGAAATGAGGACTGCGTGGAGGTGTCACATACAGGAGGGGGATGGAATGATGCACCTTGTCGCTTGCAGTTGTCCTGGGTTTGTGAAGACTAGTATCTACTTTGTGGGTGTGCTTTGCTAACAAGTCATCTACTGCGTATCCATTTGAATACAGCGGCCATCTTGTATTGTGTATCTCAGCGGGTCTTCTAGGGTAGAACGTAAACGTTCCTTGTTTTTCCACATAGTTATCGAACAAATAGTTGATAAAGAACTCAAGGGTGAAACGGTCCTCATCAAAGCTCATCAAGTCGTGCAACATTTAACATTCTTCACCGATTGCATGTCAAAAGTAAAGCTGTCAAATGAATCCTTTTTTGAATTCATCCGTTTTCGAATGAATCATGGCAATTTGGAACTACAGTCCCAAACATGAATAGACAAATAGAAATCAAAAAGGagtcagtaatgagtagctgtgCCATTCTTGGGATGTTTGATGCttccaggaggctagtgggaatggtggtgaagatggcttcacggagggcttccactgtctggaactgacgGCCATGTTTGTAAACGTCCTTTGCCATCCATCACCAAATGTCCTCAACTGGATTTCGATCATGGGAACACGCAGGACGGTCCAAAACAGTGAGGTTATTTCTCAGGAAGACGTCCTTTGTCAGGAGGGCATTGTGAACTCCAGCCTTGTCCTGTTAAAAATACCTGGCCTTTACCACACGGACGAGGGCATTCAATCACGAAGGACGCTTCCTGCAACATGAATTGTTGCTGGTTGTTTTACCTAAAAGGGAAAGTCTTTaataaagaacaaaaatacACGAGAATGGTCAAAAGACAAAAATGCAAGGTAAGGAAAGGAAAACTACGAGTGGGGACAGATAGTAAAACTAAACCATGGTGAGACTAACAAGACCACAAGAACCTACCACAATGTAACCAGAGGCTTGTAGCAAACAATGATGAGGGGAATAAGGTGGGCATAAAGCAAACAAACGGCAAAGGCAGGGAAAACCTTAGACGCTCTGGTGGGCTGACGGCCTGTCCACACGGGAACCTTTTCCACAATATTTCCAGGGTGGGGAAACCTGACAACCCTGTTCAGTTGCTGTCTCGACAAGCCAAAACACTACTTTCTCAGAATGACGATGCCGCACCAACTGctaacagcaacaacaatggCGGACTACAGAGTTGTGTTCGTGCTGCTGTTGGCCATGAACTACACTTGGAGCAGAGACGCATTTGCAATTACACGCTTTGGTTTGGAGTCTAGCAGAACACGACAGACCGTAAGGGCGTGCTTTCCTTCTTCCTCTATTGTTTTTTGCAGCATTTGGTGAAATTGTTTTGTCCCAGTGATGCCTTCTATGGTGGACAATAATGACAGAAACATGAGCATAAGTTTGCTTATTTGAGCCTTTGAATAGGAAGGAATGAACATTCATAATATTGAACTCTTGTGACTTCCTGTTATTGCATACAGGAACTTTACAGCGTTTTGCTGACTCTCCTGTATTATTGCTCTGTCCAGTCAACTTATTTCCCAAAAGAGCCTCAACGGGCTCGACAACCCGGCAACAGCGGACACCAGTGGACGATAGACGACATGATCTGAACCCGCATCCGGGCAACCAAAAACTCAAAATCTTGACGAGGGACCGCAGACGGTGTGACGTTCACCCGTCTGTGCCTTGtggtgctctctctctctctctctctctctctctctctctctttctctctcccctCTGTTGGAATGTCTTATTAATTCTTCCTAACAGCACACATAGATCAATACAATAGTCAATACAGCCATAGATAAGTTCCATACACCCATTACACATCGTAACCTTATCAGACTGCTCCTTTCAATTTGTACACATCCAAAAGGCGTGCCTTTTGCTTTTTTCCTGATTCAGCAGATGCTAGAGCCTTAAAAAGGACACTTCCACGCAACACTTGTGAAAGTTTGTAGTGGGCTGCCAAACACGTAGGTGGCTGAAAAGTCATTACAAATTGTACACATGCCTGTGACGTTTAACAGCAAGTCAGGGGTGATCAGAGCAGATGGTTGGGGCTTGATGGACTCGGATTATAAACCAGAACATGGAGACAGACTTCCAAGATCAGGTGAGAATGCTAAGGACTTATATCCAACTATCAACGAATGCTAAAGTGCTATTCTGATGGGTCTCAGTGTGGTGGATTGGAGCTGCTGCTGTGGGCCTGGGGCTGCTCTACCTTCTTCTGGTTATCATCATAGCTATGGTGGCCCAACGTGAGTACATGCCTTGGCATGATTAAATgtgtgcaaatgtgtgtgtgtgtgtgtgtgtgtgtgtgtatcaacacacacacacacacacgtgcggaTCAACACGTTATTAACGGCAGCATTTCTCTGTGTCATTTTTTGAATATCAAATCAAGATCTGCTCTTTTCTTGCAGATATCAGGTCAACCCCTCTTAAAGATGCTGAACAACAATTACCTGATTGTGACAATCTGACTACCCAATGTTTCCAGTTCCAGAGCAAATACAACACATTGCTAGAAAGCAACAAGCAGTTAGAGAGCAAACTCTGCTCTCTGACCAAAGAGAAAGACGCTGTCTCAGGGCAGCGGGACACCCTTCAAAGTGAGAGAGACAGCCTTCAGAGCGAGCGAGACGTTCTCCGAAAGGAGCGAAACACCCTGCACAGTGAACGCGACACCCTCAAATATCAGCGAGACACCTTCAGGAGCGAGCGAGACACGTTACAAAATGAGCAGGAAGCCCTCGAGAAGGAGCGAGACACTCTCAAGGGCGAGAAAGAATCCCTCCAGAATG
This genomic window from Doryrhamphus excisus isolate RoL2022-K1 chromosome 17, RoL_Dexc_1.0, whole genome shotgun sequence contains:
- the LOC131105709 gene encoding uncharacterized protein LOC131105709, with translation MPVTFNNKSGTITADGCGLMDGSEYGDKCPRSVWWIGAAAVCLGLLYLLLLVIIIAMVAQYTRPASLNDPEQWPFGVTGYDNLTSCVQFQSKYIALLESNIQLDSQLRSLTKDKDDVTGERDILQKERNTLHSERDTLQIKQEHIEKERDALQKEHETLRSERDALKGEKESLQNDMDTLQNEKNTLKSERDWIQSEKETLQNERDTIMTERDSLRDERDYLKMVSSNLTKQLEVLQNRFNTVVETRDGLKEEAKELNQNRTEKVCPSDWVKFQEKCYYISKKGNTHSWQASRRDCKDRGGDLAIITTRQEENFITAYYDQLWIGLSDLDHEGKWKWVNGEELDFKGFWQKGEPNNSNGNEDCVEVSHTGGGWNDAPCRLQLSWVCEDYKSGVIRADGWGLMDSDYKPEHGDRLPRSVWWIGAAAVGLGLLYLLLVIIIAMVAQHIRSTPLKDAEQQLPDCDNLTTQCFQFQSKYNTLLESNKQLESKLCSLTKEKDAVSGQRDTLQSERDSLQSERDVLRKERNTLHSERDTLKYQRDTFRSERDTLQNEQEALEKERDTLKGEKESLQNDRDSLQKEKETLKGELDTLQNDGHTLQKEKEALKGERDTLQNEKETAKRERDILEGEKKSLQKDRDTLRSEKEILRSERDALKCEKENLQNERNTFRDERDHLQLVSSNLTKELEVLQSRFNTVVETRDGLKEEAKELNQDRKEKLCPSEWVKFQEKCYYISKQGNTKSWKASRRDCKDRGGDLAIITTREEENFITAYYDRIWIGLSDLDHEGKWKWVNGEELDFEGFWQKGEPNNSDGNEDCVEVSRAGRGWNDMPCGEQLSWVCED